One Skermanella pratensis genomic window, CCGATCCGGCGCTGGTGTGGACGTGACGGCCGTCGCCGGCTGAAGAACCCGAAGAACCGCGCCGTTCAGCATTCCCATGAACCTGAGAGGTCGACCCATGTCTTTCACCGAGCTTGTCAACGTTCCGGCCGGCATCAACCCAGACGTCAGCAGCGCCAAGCAGGCGACCATGCTGTCCCTGCTCGGCAACCCGCGGCAATCCTATGACCAGGAATGCCGGGAAGTGACGGATATCAGGCTGGCGTCCATGATCGTCTTCCGGCCGGTGGGCCGCCTGAGGGTCCGGGGACTCCGCCCGGCGGTCGACTCCCTGGAAAGGGTCCTTGCCGACATCCAACGGGAGGAGCCGGCAATCCATGCCGTGCTGGGCCATGTGGGCATGCTGTGCGCCCGCAATGTCCGGGGCTCCAATACCGCGATCAGCAACCATTCCTGGGGGACGGCCATCGACCTCACGCTGGAAGGAATCCTCGACCGGCGGGGTGACGACAGGGTGCAGGTCGGCCTGACGAGGATCGCGCCGATCTTCAATGGACACGGGTGGTTCTGGGGTGCCGGCTTCCGCACCGAGGACGCCATGCATTTCGAATGCGGCGACGAGCTCATCCGGCAATGGCACCGGGACGGATTGCTGCAGGGATTGGCTCCGGCCACTGTGCCGGACCCGGTGCTGAGCCTGGGCGACCGTGGCCCCGAGGTGGTGGAGTTGCAGAGGAAGCTGAACGAATTCGGTGCCGGGCTGGTCGCGGACGGGATCTTCGGACGCGGCACCCACGCCGCCGTCATGGCTTTCCAGGCACGGAACGGACTTTCCGCCGACGGTGTTGTAGGCCCAATGACGCGCAGGGCTCTGGGTCTTTGATGGCGATGCGGAAACTGCAAGGCAAGGCGGCCCGGGTGGCCGGGGCGGTGGGCATGATGCTCGCCGCCCTGCCCGCCGGGGCGCAGGTCAGCGACTACACCTCCGTGGCGGAGGGCGGCTGCCGGCCGCCGCCGCCGGAGATGGGTGCCGTCTACCAGGCCCTCGACCTGGGGGTGGAACTGTGCGGAGCTCCGCCGGGCATCGACCTGCTGCTCGTTTCGTCCGACCGCAGCTCATGGCTCGACATCGCGCGGGGCGACCGGATCTGGACGACCGAGGACGCCGTCGTCTATGACCGGCCGGTCGGCGATTTTCCGAATATAGGTGCGGAGAAGGTAGAATGGCGGCTCGCTCCCGGCAGCCAGCCCGGCGCGCTGATCTTCCGCGTCGCGGGTGAGGCGGAGGGCGCGCGACGCACCCTCCTGTTCGTCGCCAGGATCGAGTCGGACGCGGCTTGCCTGCTCGGGCGTGTCGCCACCAACGAGGAAGCCAGGGCCCTCGCCGACGGTCCG contains:
- a CDS encoding peptidoglycan-binding protein — encoded protein: MSFTELVNVPAGINPDVSSAKQATMLSLLGNPRQSYDQECREVTDIRLASMIVFRPVGRLRVRGLRPAVDSLERVLADIQREEPAIHAVLGHVGMLCARNVRGSNTAISNHSWGTAIDLTLEGILDRRGDDRVQVGLTRIAPIFNGHGWFWGAGFRTEDAMHFECGDELIRQWHRDGLLQGLAPATVPDPVLSLGDRGPEVVELQRKLNEFGAGLVADGIFGRGTHAAVMAFQARNGLSADGVVGPMTRRALGL